In Anaerolineales bacterium, the following proteins share a genomic window:
- a CDS encoding TIM barrel protein translates to MIKVANAPCSWGVLEFDLEGEAAGYAQVLDEIAATGYAGTELGDWGFMPTDPKQLRQEIHSRGLTLLGAFVPVMLKDRNAHVPGIETAVRTARLMAEAEGDTPFIVLADDNGKVPSRTQNAGRVTPEMGLSDSEWKVFAEGAEKVAEAVKKETGLRTVFHHHCAGYVERPIEVDVLMKSTDPSLLGLCFDTGHYRFGGGDPLSGLHTYKDRIWHVHFKDCHPQIAAQSRAEKWDYFTSVRNGIFCELGKGEIDFPRIAAELEKIGYNGWVVVEQDVLPGMGKPRESAQRNRDYLASIGLKPSAVQI, encoded by the coding sequence ATGATCAAAGTTGCGAACGCGCCCTGTTCCTGGGGAGTTCTTGAATTCGACCTTGAAGGCGAGGCGGCGGGATACGCCCAAGTCCTCGACGAAATCGCCGCGACAGGATACGCCGGCACGGAACTTGGCGATTGGGGCTTTATGCCCACCGACCCGAAACAACTGCGCCAGGAAATTCATTCACGCGGTCTTACCTTGTTAGGCGCTTTTGTGCCGGTGATGCTCAAAGATCGGAATGCGCATGTCCCCGGCATCGAAACGGCTGTCCGTACCGCCCGCCTGATGGCGGAAGCAGAAGGCGACACCCCGTTCATTGTGCTGGCAGATGACAATGGCAAGGTCCCCTCACGCACGCAAAACGCCGGGCGCGTCACCCCTGAAATGGGACTGAGCGATTCCGAGTGGAAGGTCTTTGCCGAGGGCGCCGAAAAAGTTGCCGAAGCTGTAAAAAAAGAAACCGGGTTAAGAACCGTGTTCCATCACCATTGCGCGGGATACGTGGAACGTCCCATCGAAGTGGATGTCTTAATGAAATCTACAGACCCATCCCTGTTGGGGTTGTGTTTCGATACCGGACACTATCGGTTTGGCGGAGGCGATCCGCTTTCAGGACTGCATACTTACAAGGATCGTATCTGGCATGTCCATTTCAAAGATTGCCACCCGCAGATTGCGGCACAGTCGCGCGCCGAAAAATGGGATTACTTTACCTCCGTGCGCAACGGCATCTTCTGCGAACTCGGCAAAGGGGAGATCGACTTCCCACGCATCGCGGCTGAGTTGGAAAAAATCGGCTACAACGGCTGGGTGGTTGTTGAGCAGGATGTTCTTCCCGGCATGGGCAAACCCAGAGAATCTGCCCAGCGCAACCGTGATTATCTCGCAAGCATTGGGCTCAAGCCGAGCGCCGTGCAAATATGA